The region CGTTGACTGATAGGATGTTTCATTCGGTTTCTGACCTAAACCTGATAACGCATCAAATTCGCCCAAAAAGCCAATAACCGGTTGACCGGAGCCATACGTTGCGCTAAATGCCGTTTCAATATTGGCAACATTTTGATTCACCGTAAACCCCTGTTTTTCACATTCCTTTGCCAAATATTCGGCTGAAGTATACTCCTCAAACCTTGTTTCCGGATGATTATATATAAATGAACTAACTTCTTTGAAATAGGATTCATGATCTTTTAAATACTGTTCAACAAACTTTTTCATTTTCGATTCCTCCGACTATGTTTCTATTACATTACTGTTTTGCTTCTATTTGCAGGTATTCCGTTAATACCTTCGTTCCATTTACCAGATTGCTAATTTCCGTATATTCTTTTGGCTGATGACTGATACCGTCACGACAGGGAATAAATAATAAGCCCGATGGCCACCTTGTAGCCATATTCATCACATCGTGACCCGCACCACTTACCATCAATTCCGTTTTAAACCCAAGCTGATGACCCGTTTCAAGTAATTTTGATTTAATTGTGTCGTCAAGAAAGACCGATTTATTTTCCACCAGTGTTTCCACTTCAATTTTCACCTGGTGTTTCTTTTCCGCTTCTTTGCAAAATTGCTTGATTTTCGTTACAAGGCTTTGTTTAGCTGTATCATCCACACTGCGGATATCAATGCCAAACTCTACTTTCGATGGAATACTTGTCATCGAATTTGGCTTTACATCAACTGTACTCACCGTAGCTACAAGGTGCGGATCTTCCTGTTTATTTATGTGCTTTGTTAATTCTGATACATATTGAACCAGTGGGGCGATGGCAACTAGTGCATCATTTCGATTATTCATCGATGTAGTCCCGGTGTGATTGGCAATGCCAGATGCCGTTACCAACAATCGGGTAGGACGTGCGATGCCTGTTACTACGCCTAAATCAGCATGACAGTCCTGTAATTTTCTTCCCTGTTCAATATGCAATTCCACAAATTGTTCCAGCCGTGATAGTGGCAGAGTAGCATCAGTTAAGTCTTCCCATTTCACTCCCATTTGCTCTACGGCTTCTTTTACAGTAATACCATCTCTGTCCCTGACTCCTTCTAATTCCTCAATCATCAGTTCACCCGAAATAGCTTTGCTTCCAATAGTCGAGACACCGAAACGAGCTGACTCCTCTGATATAAAACAAACAACCGCAATATTTTTTTTGGGGGTAAACTGATTATCTTTCAGAATTTTAACCGCTGCCAGAGCAGATAACACACCCGCTACGCCGTCATACCCACCGCCATTGTAAACTGTGTCAAGATGAGACCCCAAGGCAATGGTGGGAGCAGTCTTATGAACGTTCCATATCGCCCATTGGTTCCCCACCCTATCCTGGTACGTATTCAGCCCTAACTCTTTGGCAATACGTATAAATTGCTGGTGTGATTTGCGTTCCTCTTCTGTATAACCCAAACGATTATAGCCGTGCGGGTCCTCCATTCGTTCAACCAAATTTAATTCACATAGTTTTTGTTCTATCCATTCTTGTAAATTGAGCATGACACTACCTCATTTTCGAATTAATATACAAGCGCCATCCAAATCATGGTGATAGCGAAATATCCTCGACAAACTGATACATAATTTTCGGACGCCCTTTTTGTTTTAAATGTGTAGTACCACACTTCTCAATAACTCCGGCATCTTCCAAATTTGCCAATATCCTTCTTCCATTACGATCGGTACTTTGCAGCCACCTGGATATATCCTGGGATGTAAAAGCCTGTTTATTGTATTTATACGAATACATGATAAGCCGAACAGCATCACGTATATTAATTTTTTCACTAAACTTTTCACGCAGCACCTGTTCAATATGTTTTATGTTTAGTGAAGCGTTTTCATCATTCGGATATTTAATGGTTCTCGACTGTTGTTCATCAATTACTACGATAGACGCACGATCATCCGGCTTCATTCCGCTTAAACCATAACGGACATTCTGTTCTGCATGGGATACATTCTCTCCATAGCCAATTACAACTCCAATGGACAGGTGATCTCTTACCTTAAATTCATGAATGAAATGAAATAAGTTCTTCATCGCCTCATCATCCATTTCACCTTTCGTAGTAAAAATAAAGTATAATCCGTCCCCTACATCTACAAACGACCCATTCATCTTTTCGGTAAGATACATTAAGGACTTTTGGATATCCAGTTCATGATGTTTCCACTTAAATAAATCATATGCTTCATTTTCGACAATTTCAGTCACCACCCTGCACCCTACGACTGCCATCTGCATACTTTCATACCGATTGGCTTGTGCTCTCTCTATCAACAACTCAATGGTTGATTTGATCGATATAAAAGAAGGTGTCAGGCGGTAAGCAGGGATACCTTCTTTCCTTAGCTCATTATAAGTGGACCTAATAGAAGTTATAGCAGCCTCGGTTTTACCTTCGTAATACAGTTCCTTATGAAATTTAGCAAGGTTCGCAATCCTGTCGTAACCCCCATATGGCTCATTAAAATACGAAAGTGAGTCTAATTTGTAAAACGACATTACCTTGGACATTTCCTCATCTGTAATCGAATCAATGCTTATGTTTCGAAAAATGACTCCTTTGTTGAGTTGTTCTTCCATTAAAATGCCGAAGAAACTGGATCCATGTAATGTTGGATAACTACCTTCCTCTTGGGTAATATATTTTCTTTCAATTGCTAATGAATAATTCATAATTCCGGAAAACAACCACTGATCAACCAAAAACCTGTTATTTTTTAAAATAGATTCGATTTCATTTACTTCCAGATATATGAAGGGTTTAAATTCAACCCCGAGAAAATCATCTGCAACTTTCAATATACGACTGACTGACTCACTAGGCCCAATTATACCAATTGTAATACGCAATATATCCACCCCCTCTCACAGAATCATCATCAAATAATACATAAGCCGTCATTTCATTAAAGGAATTTTTCCTTTTATATTCCTTAAAGGTATATTACTAGAAATATTCAGTTATGTCTATAATTTTTCCACTTTTTTCACTTGTTTAATTTTGGAATCGACACCCCCTGCAGGCTTATCGCTTAAATTTCGCATAAAAAAGACTGATCCAAGATCATTAACTAACGACTTTTCGATCAGGTCCATAATTAATCAGCTATGCAAAAGCAAGAAAAATAATACATAGTCCATACCATTCTGACAAAGGGTTCGATAGATTATTACTCTACCATGATTTACAGTCCCCACCAGAACTACTGATATGGTATAATCACTCTAATAAGGAGGGATTACGTTGTTACGTGATATACATGACTTCATTGATACACTTTTTCCGGAAATGATCGAAATACGACGATATCTGCACCAATACCCGGAGCTCTCATTCCATGAGACAAAAACAGCTCAATATATTGCAGACTATTATGAAAAACTGGACATCCCCTATGAAACAAATGTTGGCGGTAACGGAGTGATTGCGACGTTAAAGGGTGAAAAACCCGGCAAGACAGTTGCTCTCAGGGCAGACTTCGATGCACTTCCAATTCAAGAAGAAAATGATGTTCCCTATAAATCAAAAGTAGATGGAGTGATGCACGCTTGCGGTCATGACGGGCACACAGCTTCATTGCTTACACTTGCAAAAGCAATGAAATTTTTCCAGCAGGACTTATCAGGAACAATAGTTTTTGTTCATCAACATGCTGAAGAATACGCTCCAGGTGGTGCTAAACCTATTCTTGAATCCGGAAAACTCGATCATGTGGATGCGGTTTTCGGCTCACACTTATGGGCTACCACCCCATTTGGTGTATTACAAACTTCCAAAGATGTATTTATGGCGGGTGTCGACCGCTTTGAAATAAAAGTCCAAGGACAAGGCGGACATGGTGGCTACCCGCACGAGACAAAAGACGCTATTGTTATTGCGTCGCAACTGGTTTCCAATCTTCAGCAGATTACCAGCAGGCGATTAGATCCGCTTGACACGGCTGTCTTAACAATTGGTATCTTCGAAAGTGGATCAGCATTCAATATTATTGCAGATTCCGCTAAACTGGTTGGCACTGTCCGGTATTTAAACAAAGACGTTCAGAAAAAGGTAATGGCAGAAATGGAAAGGATAATTAAGGGGACATGTGAGGGATATGATGCCTCTTACAAATTTAATTACGTACAAGGTTATCCTCCATTAAAAAATCATGCTGAAGACGCGGAACTGGTGATGAAGGCAAGCAGCAAAGTCGATGAGATTGATACTGCAGAAGATATTAAACCTGTTATGGGTGGTGAAGATTTTGCCTATTATACAATGGAAAAACCGGGGGCATATTTCTTCACCGGTGCAAAAAAAGAGGACAACCCTTACCCGCATCATCACCCAAAATTTGATATAGATGAACGGGCTATTCCAGTTGCAGCTAAAACATTGATTTCAGCGTATTTTGCTTACCAGGATAAATAGATAAATAGCCTAACAGAGCATGAAAGCACTGTTAGGCTATTTTTAAAAATACAATAATACAAGGAGGTAGAACGATGGACAGCGAAATGACACAAGGTTTGTGGAAGGACTGGCGTCTGCACGCACTGGTGTTGGTAACGGTAATTGTGACTGAAGCAATTGGAACATACAGTTTTTCAGTAGGTCCGGGAGTTATCCTGCTTTTACCCATGTTATATGCGTTGATAATTGGATTAATTTTGTATTTCACCCCTCTGGTAAAGGAAAAACAATCGAAAAATGCCGAACCGATTATCATTTTAGGTGTGGCATTACTGCTTGCAAAAATTGGAGTCATCATAGGTCCTTCCCTTCCTCAGTTAATCGAGGCAGGACCCGCATTGTTATTGCAGGAATTAGGTAACCTCGGGACAATCTTTTTAGCATTACCGGTTGCTGTTTGGCTAGGATTGAAGCGGGAAACGATTGGAATGACTCACTCTGTGGCTCGCGAACCAAATGTGGGGTTGGTAATGGATAAATACGGAATGGACTCAGCGGAAACACGGGGGGTTTTGGCAGTTTACATCTTTGGTACTGTGTTCGGTGCCGTATTTATGGGGCTAATTTCCGGATTTCTGGCAACCTTAACGCCGATTCATCCTTTATCATTTGCAATGGCATCAGGTATCGGAAGTGGCAGTATGATGGCCGCTGCAAGTGGTTCATTAGTTGCTATTTTTCCGGAACTGGAAACACAAATTATTGCTTTTGCCGGAGCAAGTAATCTGCTTTCTTTATCAACAGGACTTTATGTAAGTATTTTTATAGGTTTACCTTTAACAGAAAAACTGTATAGTGTCATGACAAACCGGCGTAAGAATAAGGAAGCTATCAAATAAAAGGGAGGGATTTCATGCTTCGAAATATTCAGGAATGGACGCTATTATTAGTCATATTTGGATTTATTTCAATCATTAGTAACTGGATAGGTTATAACATCTTACCTTTGGAAGCTCTTCCAGGAATGATCATTCTTATTCTTATTTGTTTAGCAGGCTTTATTTTGAATAAAGTAATCCCTATTGATTTTCCAAGCGTTGCATATATTGCCCTTATCGGCGTTCTGGTTTCCATGCCATGGATGCCGGGATCAGAAATAGTAGTAGCGTGGACAACAGAAGTTGAACTGCTTGCGTTAACAACGCCAATTCTTGCATATGCCGGAATATCAATCGGAAGGTCCTGGACAGATTTTGTGCAACTTGGCTGGAAAACAATTATCGTAGCAAGCCTGGTAATGCTGGGAACTTTTCTTGGTTCAGCACTTATAGCGGAATTAGTGTTACAAATGCAAGGTTTGATTTAATAAATATCTAAAGTAGAGTAGGAGGAGGGTTTTCACCCTCCGACCTCTCGTCAAACCGTACGTGCAGATTTCCCGCATACGGCTTTCACTTTGTCAGTTCCCCATTTCCGGGAGTGAGTTTTCATTATTTCATCCTCGGATTAGAAACGGTTAGTGAGTAAGCCGACCATTGATACTAAGCCAGCTTGTGCTAAAATTTTATTTGGTATACGCCAGTTCGACTCCATCGAACGTTTCTTTCTCATATAGGCTCGCGCCCGCATTCGAATCCATTCATCCAAACGCTC is a window of Virgibacillus ihumii DNA encoding:
- a CDS encoding M20 family metallo-hydrolase, yielding MLNLQEWIEQKLCELNLVERMEDPHGYNRLGYTEEERKSHQQFIRIAKELGLNTYQDRVGNQWAIWNVHKTAPTIALGSHLDTVYNGGGYDGVAGVLSALAAVKILKDNQFTPKKNIAVVCFISEESARFGVSTIGSKAISGELMIEELEGVRDRDGITVKEAVEQMGVKWEDLTDATLPLSRLEQFVELHIEQGRKLQDCHADLGVVTGIARPTRLLVTASGIANHTGTTSMNNRNDALVAIAPLVQYVSELTKHINKQEDPHLVATVSTVDVKPNSMTSIPSKVEFGIDIRSVDDTAKQSLVTKIKQFCKEAEKKHQVKIEVETLVENKSVFLDDTIKSKLLETGHQLGFKTELMVSGAGHDVMNMATRWPSGLLFIPCRDGISHQPKEYTEISNLVNGTKVLTEYLQIEAKQ
- a CDS encoding DUF3100 domain-containing protein, coding for MDSEMTQGLWKDWRLHALVLVTVIVTEAIGTYSFSVGPGVILLLPMLYALIIGLILYFTPLVKEKQSKNAEPIIILGVALLLAKIGVIIGPSLPQLIEAGPALLLQELGNLGTIFLALPVAVWLGLKRETIGMTHSVAREPNVGLVMDKYGMDSAETRGVLAVYIFGTVFGAVFMGLISGFLATLTPIHPLSFAMASGIGSGSMMAAASGSLVAIFPELETQIIAFAGASNLLSLSTGLYVSIFIGLPLTEKLYSVMTNRRKNKEAIK
- a CDS encoding M20 family metallopeptidase, with the translated sequence MLRDIHDFIDTLFPEMIEIRRYLHQYPELSFHETKTAQYIADYYEKLDIPYETNVGGNGVIATLKGEKPGKTVALRADFDALPIQEENDVPYKSKVDGVMHACGHDGHTASLLTLAKAMKFFQQDLSGTIVFVHQHAEEYAPGGAKPILESGKLDHVDAVFGSHLWATTPFGVLQTSKDVFMAGVDRFEIKVQGQGGHGGYPHETKDAIVIASQLVSNLQQITSRRLDPLDTAVLTIGIFESGSAFNIIADSAKLVGTVRYLNKDVQKKVMAEMERIIKGTCEGYDASYKFNYVQGYPPLKNHAEDAELVMKASSKVDEIDTAEDIKPVMGGEDFAYYTMEKPGAYFFTGAKKEDNPYPHHHPKFDIDERAIPVAAKTLISAYFAYQDK